In Vigna radiata var. radiata cultivar VC1973A chromosome 3, Vradiata_ver6, whole genome shotgun sequence, the following proteins share a genomic window:
- the LOC106757101 gene encoding protein CUP-SHAPED COTYLEDON 3, which translates to MGLRDIGASLPPGFRFYPSDEELVCHYLYKKIANEEVLKGTLVEIDLHICEPWQLPEVAKLNANEWYFFSFRDRKYATGFRTNRATTSGYWKATGKDRTVVDPTTQEVVGMRKTLVFYRNRAPNGIKTGWIMHEFRLETPHMPPKEDWVLCRVFHKSKEDNNSSKLMYDYDTTMASSSPTMNRFSTSFPSSMPLPSNHHHHHHFNTNQNSSFMDLLHFSRDTNTNNTIVTQITSKGDDGYGFLWDMDLEENSLQDAVASNLDAITFEVDNNNNSENNMVFL; encoded by the exons ATGGGTCTCAGAGACATTGGTGCTTCACTGCCTCCTGGGTTTCGCTTTTATCCCAGTGACGAGGAATTGGTCTGCCATTACCTCTACAAAAAGATCGCAAATGAGGAAGTTCTCAAGGGTACCTTGGTCGAAATCGACCTCCATATATGTGAACCATGGCAACTTCCAG AGGTGGCGAAGCTGAATGCGAACGAGTGGTACTTCTTCAGCTTCCGGGACCGCAAATACGCGACGGGGTTTCGAACAAACCGAGCAACCACTTCTGGGTATTGGAAAGCAACAGGAAAGGATCGAACGGTGGTGGATCCGACCACGCAAGAGGTTGTAGGGATGAGGAAAACGTTGGTGTTCTACAGGAACAGAGCTCCAAATGGCATCAAAACTGGGTGGATCATGCATGAGTTCCGCTTGGAGACCCCACACATGCCTCCAAAG GAGGACTGGGTGCTGTGTAGAGTCTTCCACAAAAGCAAAGAAGATAACAACAGTTCGAAACTCATGTACGATTATGATACAACCATGGCGTCGTCATCTCCCACCATGAACAGGTTTTCCACCTCTTTCCCTTCCTCCATGCCATTGCCAAGcaaccaccaccatcatcacCATTTCAACACAAACCAAAACTCTTCTTTCATGGACCTTCTTCACTTCTCTCGAGACACCAACACCAACAACACCATCGTTACTCAAATTACTTCCAAAGGTGATGATGGATATGGTTTCCTATGGGACATGGATTTGGAAGAAAATAGCTTACAGGATGCCGTGGCTTCAAACTTGGATGCAATAACCTTCGAGGttgataacaataataacagTGAAAATAATATGGTATTCCTATAG